The following proteins come from a genomic window of Eubalaena glacialis isolate mEubGla1 chromosome X, mEubGla1.1.hap2.+ XY, whole genome shotgun sequence:
- the MPC1L gene encoding mitochondrial pyruvate carrier 1-like protein: MAAVAALWRRAVEIVKTKEFRDYVTSTHFWGPVANWGLPLAAFKDMRAPPDIISGRMTTALIFYSMAFMRFAYLVQPRNLLLMACHGTNVVAQSMQGGRYLIYHYGGATAATAAAASVASPGSTAATPATPATPATTPAAEDPVTDGDCLEVTDYDPLTPKHD, encoded by the coding sequence ATGGCGGCGGTGGCGGCACTGTGGCGGAGGGCGGTGGAGATCGTGAAGACCAAGGAGTTCCGGGATTACGTGACCAGCACGCACTTCTGGGGTCCAGTGGCCAACTGGGGCCTCCCGCTGGCCGCCTTCAAGGACATGAGGGCGCCGCCGGACATCATCAGCGGCCGCATGACGACGGCGCTCATCTTCTACTCGATGGCCTTCATGCGCTTCGCCTACCTCGTACAGCCTCGCAACTTGCTGCTGATGGCGTGTCACGGCACCAACGTGGTGGCGCAGAGTATGCAGGGGGGCCGCTATCTGATCTACCACTACGGCGGCGCCACGGCGGCCACAGCCGCTGCTGCCTCTGTCGCCTCTCCCGGCTCTACCGCCGCTACCCCCGCTACCCCCGCTACCCCCGCTACCACCCCGGCAGCTGAAGACCCTGTGACTGACGGCGACTGCCTGGAGGTCACCGACTACGATCCGCTGACCCCAAAACATGATTGA